TGCTTCGTGATGCAGGCGTGGTTCGGTTACCGCCTGATGGAACGTCTGTCCGAGGATGTTTGGCTGAGGTTGTTCGGGTGCTTTTTTTTCACCACTGCAGCGATTTTTTTGGTACGCATTTACATGCACCCTGCGCTGTCGGCGCAATGGATATTGTTGGCGGCGATCTATCTGGGCCTGGATAAACACCTGCGCACTACAGCGTGGTGGGCTTTGCTGCTTTTTGCCGCGCTGGTTCATGCCTATCTGCTGGTTATGACCTCAGCATTGTGGCTTGCGTGCCTCTTTCATCATGTGCGCATTCGCTCCATGCGGCTGCCGGCGATGCTGGGCTATGTGCTCGCAGTGATGTTCAGCATCGTACTGGCGATGTGGTCTGCGGGTTATTTTGTTCATGAGGCGGTGGTTCCACTGAACGTCCGCTCGTACACTAATTTAGCGTTTCCCATATGGTCGGGTTTTTGCGTGGGGGATCCATGGTCCCACATCATCCCATGCAGCAAGTTCGAATCGCTGGGAATAGCTCTGCAGTTGGGGGACGGATTCGGCTATTTTGGCTTGGGTTATCTGGTGCTTTCGGTCATTGCACTGGTTTTTCTTGCACTGGGCAAGCGGATGTCGCCAGGATGGTCCGGCGCAGTGCGGCCAATGTTGTTGGTGTCGCTCATGTTACTGATCTATGCGATGGGCGATCGCGTCTACGTCGGGCCGCACTTGCTTTTTGCTTTCCATTGGCCTGATCCATTGGATTACGCGGCACATGTGTTCCGCGGGGCCGGTCGCATGATCTGGCCTCTGTGGTATTTGTGCTTATTTATGGTGATGGCCGCGGTGATTTCGGGTTTCGATACCCAATACGCCCGAGTTGTTCTCTTGGTTGCGTTCATTTTGCAATGTGCGGATCTATCGACGGTGGCCATGAAGTTGCAGCGCGAACTCAAGCAGCGAACTGTTGGCATTCCCCGGCTCGGCTCGCCGCAATGGATATTGCTGGACAAGCAATATCGCCATTTTGTCTTCATCAAACCCCGCACGTTGCCCAATATCCTGGTGGGATGGAGTCAGGACTACCGAATGCTTACCTTGCAGGCGGCACGCGATGGCCTGAGTGTGAACATCGGTTATCTCTCTCGAATGAATGAGACAGTGCTGGATGCCGCACTGGCCAAGCGTACAGCGCTGCTTCTTGGAGGTGGTGCCGAACCCTCAACCTACTATGTCATTGATGACAGTGACTTGTGGCAGAAAATCCTGTGTGCTCCCGATCATGGGCAATGGCACGGCATGCTGAACAACATGCCATTGCTGGTGCCGGATCCATCGCCTGATCTCAAGCTTCCACCGGCTTCTGTCGGTCAGGCTTGCAGCGGATAATTCAAAGCGAGCACATTTCACCATGTACGTCACCCCAAACACGGCCGATGATGACCTGCGAGAGCTGGCGCAACGCGTCGTCGAAGCGGTGCAGCATCATCAGTACACCCTGGTTACCGCCGAATCGTGTACCGGCGGCTGGATCGCCAAGATACTGACCGATCTGTCTGGCAGCTCTGCCTGGTTCGACGGGGGTGTGGTCAGTTACAGCAATGCGGCCAAAACATCGTTGCTGGGTGTTCGGCGGGAGACGCTGGAGCGCTATGGCGCAGTGAGCGAGGAAACCGTGCTGGAGATGGTGGCCGGTGTCATGGATCGTTTCGGGGCCAGCGTGGCGGTGGCGGTCACGGGCATTGCCGGACCCACTGGCGGTACGCCACAGAAACCTGTCGGCACCGTGTGGATCGGTTGGAAACGCCGCGACAGCGAGGCGCGTGCCAGGTTGTTTCATTTCGCGGGTGATCGTGAGGCGGTGCGGCGACAAACCGTGGCCGAAGCGCTCATCGGTGTTCGCGAGATGCTGACAAATTGAGTAGAAATTGACCAACTGTTCGGCTTGACCGATGTGGGATACTTGGACTCCGCATCGATCCCAACCCGTGAGACGGGAACGGAGGACGATGCATGCCTCGACCACTTACGACCGGAATCAAGACGATGGATGACAACAAGCGCAAGGCGCTGGCTTCCGCCCTCGGCCAGATTGAGAAGCAATTCGGCAAAGGCGCTGTCATGCGCCTGGGCGACCGCACCGACGACAACATCGAAACCATTTCCACCGGTTCGTTGGGCTTGGATATCGCACTGGGCGTCGGTGGCCTGCCGCGCGGCCGTGTGATCGAGATCTACGGCCCGGAATCCTCCGGTAAAACCACGCTCACCCTGCAGGTGATCGCCAACTGCCAGAAGAATGGTGGTACCGCGGCCTTCGTCGACGCCGAGCATGCGCTCGATCCGACCTATGCGCAGAAGCTGGGCGTGAATGTGGACGACCTGTTGGTGTCGCAGCCCGACACGGGCGAGCAGGCGCTGGAAATCGCTGACATGCTGGTGCGCTCCGGCGCCGTGGATATCGTGGTGGTCGACTCGGTCGCTGCGCTCACGCCCAAGGCCGAAATCGAAGGCGAAATGGGCGATTCCCATGTCGGCCTGCATGCCCGCCTGATGAGCCAGGCATTGCGCAAGCTCACCGCCAATATCAAGAAATCGAATTGCCTAGTGATCTTCATCAATCAGATCCGCATGAAGATCGGCGTGATGTTCGGCAGCCCGGAAACCACGACGGGCGGTAACGCGTTGAAGTTCTACGCCTCCGTGCGCCTGGATATCCGTCGCATTGGTGCAGTGAAGAAGGGCGAGGAAATCATCGGTTCGGAGACCCGCGTGAAAGTGGTGAAGAACAAGGTGGCGCCGCCATTCCGCCAGGCCGAGTTCGAAATCCTCTATGGCGAAGGTTCCTCGCGCGAAGGCGAAATCATCGAACTGGGTGTGAAGGAAAACCTGATCGACAAGTCAGGCGCCTGGTACAGCTACAAGGGCGAGCGCATCGGGCAGGGCAAGGAAAACGTGCGCCAGTTCCTCCGCGACAACGCCGCCATCACCGACGAGATCGATCGCGAGTTGCGCGCACGCTTGCTGGTGAACAGCAGCGGTGCCATGGCTTCTTCCGACGAAGCCCTGGAAGAAGCCTGAGCATGAGCGAAAAACGCCTGCATAGTGTAGAAGGGGAGCAGACGGGGCAGATTTACAAGGTTTTTTGATCTGCCCAAGACGTCATCCCAGGGAGTGTCGAGTTTTAACTCGGCATGTTTTAGGTCGAGCTGGGGCTGGCGTTCCCAGATAGATCACGACTGGCGTCGAGTAATCATCTGTTGCACATGAAACGCAAATCTAGCGATAAAACCACGGAGAGACCCAGCGCCTACAACAAGGCGCTCGGCCTGCTCGTACGCCGTGAACACTCTCGCCGAGAATTGCGCCAGAAGCTGGATCGCAGCGGCTACGCCGACGATGAAGCCTGTGAGGCGCTGGACCGCCTCGGCCAGCAGCATTGCCAGGACGACGATCGCTTTGCCGAAGCGCTGATCCGCAACCGCTCAGCGCAAGGTTACGGTCCCATGCGCCTGCGCGCCGAGCTGAAAAGCCACGGCTTGCCGGATGCACGCATTCGCAGCCTGCTGGAATCGGCCCAGATCGATTGGACTGATTCCGCTGCCGCCCAATTGCGCCGCCGCTATGGCTCTGCAGGCACAACGGACCCGGCCGAACGCACCCGCAGGGCGCAATTCCTCTTGCGCAGAGGCTTTTCCGCCGTCACAGTACGGGATGTAACCCACGCCGACGTGGACGCTGCTGACGCTTCCCCCTGAGTTCCCTGTTCCAGAAGGATGGATGGGCCGGTCGCGGCGTCGGCGCTGTGCGGCGGTCCCTTTTGTCTTTTTGCCATGACATCATGAAAACCGCTGATATACGCTCTGCTTTTCTCGATTACTTCCGCGCCAAGGATCACACCATCGTGCCGTCCAGCTCGCTGGTACCCGGAAACGATCCGACCTTGCTGTTCACCAACTCCGGCATGGTGCAGTTCAAGAACGTATTCCTCGGCAGCGAAAAGCCACCCTACGTGCGCGCGGCTGATGTACAGCGATGCCTGCGCGCGGGCGGCAAGCACAACGACCTGGATTCGGTGGGCTATACCGCGCGTCACCACACTTTCTTCGAGATGCTTGGCAACTGGTCGTTCGGCGATTACTTCAAGCGTGACGCCATACGCTATGCCTGGGAGCTGCTGACCGAGGTCTTCAAGCTGCCGCGCGAAAAACTGTGGGTCACGGTCTATCACACAGACAACGATGCCTACGACATCTGGAATAAGGAATTGGGCGTACCGGCCGAGCGCATCGTGCGTATCGGCGACAACCAAGGTGCGTTGTATGCCTCGGACAATTTCTGGCAGATGGCCGACACCGGTCCATGCGGTCCCTGTACCGAAATTTTCTACGACCACGGCCCAGAGATTGCCGGCGGCCCGCCCGGCTCACCCCATGAAGATGGCGATCGCTACATCGAAATCTGGAACCTCGTGTTCATGCAGTTCGACCGCGCGCCCGACGGCACGCTGTCGCCACTGCCAGCCCCGTGCGTGGACACCGGCATGGGCCTGGAACGTCTCGCCGCCGTGTTGCAGCACGTGCACTCCAACTACGAAATCGATCTGTTCCAGCACCTGATCAAGGTGGCTGCGGAACTAACGAGCACGAAAGAGCTGACCAACAAATCCCTACGCGTGATCGCAGATCACATCCGCGCGTGTTCCTTCCTGATCGTGGACGGCGTGTTGCCGTCGAACGAAGGTCGCGGTTATGTATTGCGCCGAATCATCCGCCGCGCGCTGCGCCATGGCTGGATGCTCGGCGTACGCGGTGATTTCTTCTGGAAGATGGTGCAGCCGCTGGTCGAGGAAATGGGCAGCGCCTATCCAGAACTGGCTGCGAAGCAGTCGTTCGTGGAAGACGCGCTGCGTACCGAAGAGCGACGCTTCTGCGAAACACTGGAAAACGGCATGCGCTTGTTCGATGTCGTGGCAACCAAGTCGGGCGACGAGATTCCGGGTGTGGACGCGTTCCGTTTGTACGATACCTATGGCTTCCCGGTCGACCTGACTGCCGATATCGCACGCGAGCGCGGCCTCACCGTCGACATGGACGGCTTCGAGCAAGCCATGAAGGAGCAGCAGGAGCGTAGTCGCGAAGGCGGTAAATTCGAAGCCAAGGGCCAGATGCCGGCCGAACTCGCCAGCCAGCTCAAGCCCACTGCTTTCCTCGGTTACGAAACCTTGTCGAGCCAGGATTGCAAGGTGGTTGGCATAGTCCGCGCGGGCAAGCAGATCGATCAGCTTGCGGCGGGCGAAGAAGGCCTGGTGATCCTTGACCGCACACCGTTCTACGCCGAGTCGGGCGGCCAGATCGGCGACACCGGTATCCTGTCGAACGGGGCCGGTTCGTTGGACGTTGTCGATACGCTCAAGATGGGCGGTGTGTTCTTCGGTCATGCTGGTCGCTGGCAAGGCGTGCAACCACTGCGCACCGGCGATCTTATCGATGCCTCGGTGGACGCTTCGCGTCGCCAGGCCACCGTGCTCAACCACTCCGCCACACACTTGCTGCATGCTGCATTGCGCGAAGTGCTGGGCACGCATGTCATGCAGAAGGGGTCGCTGGTGGCTCCGGATCGCCTGCGTTTCGACTTTTCGCATTTCAAGCCTGTCAGCCGTGAAGAGCTGGCACGGATCGAGACGATGGTGAATGCCGAAGTGCGCCGCAACGCTGAAGCCGAAGTGCGTCACATGGCGTACGACGATGCCATTGCCTTGGGTGCGATGGCGCTGTTCGGCGAAAAGTACGGCGACGAAGTGCGCGTGCTGAAAATGGGCGATTTCTCCACCGAACTTTGCGGCGGCACGCACGTTGACCGTACCGGTGACATCGGCCTGTTCAAGATCGTCAGCGAAGCAGGCGTGGCTTCTGGCGTGCGTCGTATGGAGGCTGTAACCGGAGCGGGTGCGTTGGCTTATGTGGCCGACGAAGAGCGTCGCCTGGGCGAATTGTCGAGCCTGCTTTCCAGTAGTGGCGACGATGTCGCTGAGAAGCTGCGTCAGTTGCTTGACCGTCAGAAAAAGCTCGAGCGCGAATTGGAATCACTGCGTGCCAAGGCAGCCGGTTCTATGACTGGCGACCTGGTCAGTTCGGCGAAAGATGTCGGCGGTATCAAGGTGATCGCTGCACGTCTGGAAGGTCTGGATGCCAAAGCATTGCGTGATGGCGTGGATCAATTGAAGCAACAACTTATGGATTGTGTCGTGGTGCTGGCTGGTGCTGCAGAAGGTCGGGTTTCCCTGGTGGCGGGCGTGCATGGCAAGGCCGCAGGGCGCATCAAGGCGGGAGATCTGGTGGCGCATGTCGCCAGCCAGATCGAAGGAAAAGGTGGCGGCCGTCCAGACATGGCGCAAGGCGGCG
The sequence above is a segment of the Dyella sp. M7H15-1 genome. Coding sequences within it:
- a CDS encoding regulatory protein RecX → MKRKSSDKTTERPSAYNKALGLLVRREHSRRELRQKLDRSGYADDEACEALDRLGQQHCQDDDRFAEALIRNRSAQGYGPMRLRAELKSHGLPDARIRSLLESAQIDWTDSAAAQLRRRYGSAGTTDPAERTRRAQFLLRRGFSAVTVRDVTHADVDAADASP
- the alaS gene encoding alanine--tRNA ligase; translated protein: MKTADIRSAFLDYFRAKDHTIVPSSSLVPGNDPTLLFTNSGMVQFKNVFLGSEKPPYVRAADVQRCLRAGGKHNDLDSVGYTARHHTFFEMLGNWSFGDYFKRDAIRYAWELLTEVFKLPREKLWVTVYHTDNDAYDIWNKELGVPAERIVRIGDNQGALYASDNFWQMADTGPCGPCTEIFYDHGPEIAGGPPGSPHEDGDRYIEIWNLVFMQFDRAPDGTLSPLPAPCVDTGMGLERLAAVLQHVHSNYEIDLFQHLIKVAAELTSTKELTNKSLRVIADHIRACSFLIVDGVLPSNEGRGYVLRRIIRRALRHGWMLGVRGDFFWKMVQPLVEEMGSAYPELAAKQSFVEDALRTEERRFCETLENGMRLFDVVATKSGDEIPGVDAFRLYDTYGFPVDLTADIARERGLTVDMDGFEQAMKEQQERSREGGKFEAKGQMPAELASQLKPTAFLGYETLSSQDCKVVGIVRAGKQIDQLAAGEEGLVILDRTPFYAESGGQIGDTGILSNGAGSLDVVDTLKMGGVFFGHAGRWQGVQPLRTGDLIDASVDASRRQATVLNHSATHLLHAALREVLGTHVMQKGSLVAPDRLRFDFSHFKPVSREELARIETMVNAEVRRNAEAEVRHMAYDDAIALGAMALFGEKYGDEVRVLKMGDFSTELCGGTHVDRTGDIGLFKIVSEAGVASGVRRMEAVTGAGALAYVADEERRLGELSSLLSSSGDDVAEKLRQLLDRQKKLERELESLRAKAAGSMTGDLVSSAKDVGGIKVIAARLEGLDAKALRDGVDQLKQQLMDCVVVLAGAAEGRVSLVAGVHGKAAGRIKAGDLVAHVASQIEGKGGGRPDMAQGGGFDKPQLSDVLTDAVDWVGKQLAG
- a CDS encoding DUF6311 domain-containing protein — encoded protein: MDALLCLFGRKRCFMGVKFRTIGYRMFGPGEPLTMTNNMPPKGVQVMAVVLIGVLVFAAMGGAHVVSPTHIGWLMTGGDTPAHYLGWSYFRHTSWWQWPLGANPEYGSDAPGTIVMSDSIPVAAFFFKLWRGWLSLDFQYFGIWVLFCFVMQAWFGYRLMERLSEDVWLRLFGCFFFTTAAIFLVRIYMHPALSAQWILLAAIYLGLDKHLRTTAWWALLLFAALVHAYLLVMTSALWLACLFHHVRIRSMRLPAMLGYVLAVMFSIVLAMWSAGYFVHEAVVPLNVRSYTNLAFPIWSGFCVGDPWSHIIPCSKFESLGIALQLGDGFGYFGLGYLVLSVIALVFLALGKRMSPGWSGAVRPMLLVSLMLLIYAMGDRVYVGPHLLFAFHWPDPLDYAAHVFRGAGRMIWPLWYLCLFMVMAAVISGFDTQYARVVLLVAFILQCADLSTVAMKLQRELKQRTVGIPRLGSPQWILLDKQYRHFVFIKPRTLPNILVGWSQDYRMLTLQAARDGLSVNIGYLSRMNETVLDAALAKRTALLLGGGAEPSTYYVIDDSDLWQKILCAPDHGQWHGMLNNMPLLVPDPSPDLKLPPASVGQACSG
- a CDS encoding CinA family protein, whose translation is MYVTPNTADDDLRELAQRVVEAVQHHQYTLVTAESCTGGWIAKILTDLSGSSAWFDGGVVSYSNAAKTSLLGVRRETLERYGAVSEETVLEMVAGVMDRFGASVAVAVTGIAGPTGGTPQKPVGTVWIGWKRRDSEARARLFHFAGDREAVRRQTVAEALIGVREMLTN
- the recA gene encoding recombinase RecA, with product MDDNKRKALASALGQIEKQFGKGAVMRLGDRTDDNIETISTGSLGLDIALGVGGLPRGRVIEIYGPESSGKTTLTLQVIANCQKNGGTAAFVDAEHALDPTYAQKLGVNVDDLLVSQPDTGEQALEIADMLVRSGAVDIVVVDSVAALTPKAEIEGEMGDSHVGLHARLMSQALRKLTANIKKSNCLVIFINQIRMKIGVMFGSPETTTGGNALKFYASVRLDIRRIGAVKKGEEIIGSETRVKVVKNKVAPPFRQAEFEILYGEGSSREGEIIELGVKENLIDKSGAWYSYKGERIGQGKENVRQFLRDNAAITDEIDRELRARLLVNSSGAMASSDEALEEA